gcagggggaagggagggttggataaggggcaggaggtcttgggggacagtcaggagacagggagcagttggatggggtgcaggtttgggggcggtcaggagacagggagggttggatgggggctgggagtcccgggagggggcggtcaggagacaaggagcaggggagggttggatagggggtgggatccccgagagtcaggggacaaggagtgggggggttggatggattggGGATTCTGAgagggtggatagggggcaggggccaggctatttggggagggACAGCCTTTCTTACGTGGCCCTCCATGCTGTTTTGCAACttcaatgtggcccttgggccaaaaagtttgcccacccctgagctagggtGTAAATTTAAAGCACAGTAGCTGTTTCTGGTTACCTTCATGTGTGGATTCTCATTTTGGAAAAAGGATGGCTTGTTCCTGTTTAGTTTAACCCAAGTGGGTAAGTCAGAAACAGTTCTGTGTAGACATGTCCGTAGTCTTAATTCTTGCCTAATCCTGCCGTCAGAGTGCTGACTGGTACAAAAGTCTGTTGTtctaattgtattttatttattttgctaaaaCCTCTTCCTTATTTCTGATCTGTTACTAGCGCTGAGCTTTCTTTTCATATGTAAATCTTCATGCAACTCTGGCCAGTCAATTCACAGGGATTTGTATGTATTCCTGGTCATGGCCTACATTTGGTTACAGCAGTATGGCTTCAACTTCAAAAGGTTCTCAAAGACTATTTTGTCTCGTGCTTTTGCCTGTGACATGTCAGAGATGTGGGGCACTGAATTTGAACATATCTGCCATAAACTGTCAATATTTTCAAGTCTAGGCATGAAGCTTATCTTCTCAAATTGGCTTTTCCGGATACTTATGCCTGAATCATTTCTGTTTGTGACATATCCATTTGGTACAGGTCTTATACAGAATATCACCCCAAAATCATCCAAACATAGAAAAGAAGcataactgtaaaaataaacaaacacacaattcCTTTCCCATCTGTCAGAAACACATGTTAACATCATCTTTGCCCATTGATCTTACCTTATTGCTCCTATCTTTAAATCCCTCCACTGATTCCACTTTGTGCAATTTATACAACATACATTTCTTGTTCTTGCATTTGAGCCCAGGCCTTGACCCTACCCAGCTCGCATATTGGGTCTCTTCTCTTATCATGTATCTTGGCTTTGTCAACAGTTTCAGCCTCACCTCTCCCATCTCTATGCCATCTTCCATGCTGCCTTTTATGCTTAAAATAAAGTCCCAATACTAGAACATCAGGCTGTTGCTCTCTGGAAGATATGACTAGTCTTTGACTGACATGGGAAgctcatggtttgtatgtatatttatattgACAGTCTTCAAAATAAGCAGGAGAGCGAAATAGAGGGATGTCATTTGAGCCATGGACTAGTAGCCAGGAACTCCTGGGATCTTACTCTGGCTATGTCATTGATTTGTTGTGTGAGCAATTCAGTTAGCCTCTGCTTCGTTTTCAGTATCTGTAATGTAGGGATTATACTTACATACCTCACATAGAAGatgagtatttattattatttgtaaatcactttgcaacattattttgtttttttgatttACCATTCCTTTCTTTAAACTTTCACAAATCTTATGTCCTTGTCTGTTACACTTCAGTGGCTAGTAATTTGCCTGAATTGCCAGATGCAAGCTTGCTGCTGACTTCTGAGGAAATGAGACTAAGCACAAAGCAGTTTCACAATGTGATTTCACACTCTAATTTTACATCAGAGtaaatatatactatatatatactAAAATATATACTGAGTGGAATCAGTGGAGGGATTTATACACAACAGAGTAATATCATGCTGGCTGAGTGATTCATGGCCGTGAGTGttacttcagggcagactgtcaaaaacagggcagaacaccccaaactggtggcatgttctataattagatttcatcaactCAGTAACAAATATGAATTCCTGGGCCACTGTACTAGTCTTACTGTGGAGTGTCAGACCATCCCCTCGGGCTCCCCAGTCTATTTTGCCATCCGCGCAAGCTggatttagtgataaatggtcacttacataAAAATCAcgaaatattcaggttgcttccagtcccaagagaccggTCAGCTACCCCTCATTATCTACCCTTTGATCTTACACTaaagacaacacctgtagccagtcccataataaactatctaaaggctTATTacctaggaaaaagaaataagaaagttATTTACAGGTGCTACCAAGCAAGCAAGCATACCATATATGGTTGATAAAGATGACAGGGATAGTAATCTGTCAATTCAGTTTCAGGGCCCTGGAGATCTCTGCTTTAGTTAAGTGTCTCTGACCTAGTGAGAgttcaaacagaaaagaaatgaaaaattttcttgtAACCTTATTTTATCTTTTACATTTGGCCCTACAGTCCATTTGAGAAGCTCCCTTGCATGTAGCATTTCCGAGGTGGGATAGGGCCATTCGccaatcctttgtattgtgatgtttcTTAATGGCCTGTTTAATCTTGATAGGTTTTCTTAATATACAGTGGGGGGAAGAGACACACAAGTTTTACTTTATAaccttgaaaatgtttgctctgaatttGTGAACGCAGGCACGGGAATTGTGTATTTCCCTACAGAATGGAATACAGATActacaagtgagattaatacgTGCAGCAATTTACGAGCATTTCatagtctaaacactaaatatatTATAATACTAATACCTGTTTTGAACAAAAccaacatacaggtgagctggtttggCTTCCAGCTacgagtttgtcagttcttatggccttggcaagagctggcactcAATTTACCACTGTCACAACTAGTATTATAGCTATGAAGAACTTCCAAATTTGTTTGGATGGATGCTCTGTTACTGTCTTTTTATCGCTCTCACAGGTTCAGCTGTCTTGGCCCTTTTGTTGGCTGGTTACCTGGCACAACAGTATCTACCTATGCCTACACCAAAAGTGATTGGGATTGACCTTGGCACCACTTACTGCTCTGTTGGCGTGTTCCTTCCTGGCACAGGGCAGGTGAAAGTTATTTCAGATGAAAGTGGGCATAACAGCATACCAAGCATAGTGTCATTCACAGACACAGATGTGTACGTGGGATATGATGGCCTAGAACTAGCAGATTCTAATCCACAGAACACGGTATATGATGCCAAAAGATTCATAGGGAAAATCTTCACTCCAGAAGAGCTGAAAAATGAAAGTAGCAGATATCCATTTAAGGTAAACAGCAATCTTTACCAATTGTATCCAAATTACAGTTTTATATATATGGTGTTCAGAGGGAGCAGATCCAATTGCCTTTGTCTGGCAGGTTGATCATCAGGATGCAGAACCCTGAATGTAGCATTTCAGGAACAAAATATGGTCTTTGTGCTGGTGAGATCCAAACATAGAAattgcaaaaaattaaaataaagataaaataataaCATATATTGTACAGGTATTTATTCTTGattaactttgcatttggctgttaTACCTATGTTATTTTTATACCTATGATACTGGACTGTTTTGAGGCATATGAGTTTGAGGCAGAGAGAAGTGGGATGGAACTTGAGCAAAACAACTGGTTTCACAGCAGAAGGAAAAATCTGAGAGAAGAGTATTTGGCAATGGGAGTTGCTCTGTTGGCAAACGCCAAATTTGAATTTACTAGATGTGATGGTTTGTGGATACAGTACATACATGATCCTCTTCTGTTCTGAGCAGGAGGGTACTGAAACATGCAAGAATCTTCTCTCTGAAATGGAGCCTCCCTCTTTattgaatacatttatttttattaattctaGTTTATACAACAAGAAATGCACTACAGGTAGAGAGTTTCTAGGGTACTAATCCTTTCCCCCCTCCTGTAGTTACTTGAGTATTAGCCTTGTTTTGTCACAACGCACAGAGTAGGACCTTATCTGATGATACTGTATAAGATGTAAACCAAAATAGTGTTTTTCAGTAAACTTCAATTGAATTGTAAACATTATGTAATACACAGCTTTCATAGTTCTCAGTGCATTTTTTTCATGATTATGGATAGCTAGTCTTTTACACTTACAATTTCCCAACTACcttcaagcattcttacaactacaataccgacctgctgaagtgaagaaacagattgacagagccagaagagtacccagaagtcacctactacagcacaggcccaacaaagaaaagaacagaatgccactagccatcaccttcagcccccaactaaaacctctccaacgcatcatcaaagatctataacctatcctgaaggacccatcactctcacagatcttgggagacagaccagtccttgcttacagacagccccccaacctgaagcaaatactcacaagcaaccacacaccacacaacagaaccacaaacccaggaacctagccttgcaacagagcccgttgccagctgtgtccacatatctattgaggggacaccatcatagggcctaataacatcacccacactatcagaggctcgttcacctgcacatctaccaatgtgatatgtgccagcaatgcccctctgccatttacattggtcaaactggaccgtctctacgtaaaagaataaatggacacaaatcagacgtcaagaattataacgttcaaaaaccagttggagaatgcTCCAATCTCTTTGGtctctcgattacagacctaaaagttgcaattcttccacaaaaaaaaacagactccaaggagagaatgctgaactggaattaatttgcaaactggatacaactaacttaggtttgaataaagactgggagtggatgggtcattacacaaagtaaaactatttccccacgtttattcccctcccccccccccacaagtactccttttcattgtttgtctttttttatgCAGTTCATTTATAATTATAAATGGACCTGAAAGTAGCAGTTCTACAAACCTGTCTTTCAATAATGGTGAAACTAGCACAATAAAATACTTAACAATGCGTACTAAGTCAGGCATCAGAAATCATTCTTTTGTCTCTGCTAATAGTGGGTGCAGGGAGTCTGCATAAAATAAATCTTCAGTGGTACAGTAGCACTCAGCAACTCCTTTGATGTGGACTGAATAAGTACCTATATACATGCGTGTCTGCTGAGACGTCCTGTATAATTTCTGCTTTAGCAGTAGAGTAGACCTAGGGTTTGCCTCAAAAGAACTGTTTTCATTCCTTAGATGTGCTGTTGTGTAGGATTATTAATTCTGATGTTGTGTGACCCAGCTTCTGGATTTTGACTCACTCGTCTATTTTGCCCAAATAGATCAAAGTACTGTAGGCACATTTTCTGGCAACTTGAATGCCTTCATGTCATATATCATTCATAATGGAAGGTAAAGAAAACTGGTTCAGATAGAATGTTTTAGGCTGGCAAAGCCACCACATAGTAGATTCTGGAGTAAGCAGGTATTCTACATATCCAAGTACAGTTTCACACATTCATTTTGTTTAATGAAAGATGGGCTGTGTTTCACACTTGTGGGttttgctgtctctctctctctcccctcccccccccctcagatTTTCAGCAACAATGGAGCAGCTGAATTTTCAGTGACAACCAATGAAACATATAATGTCTCACCTGAGTATATTGGCTCTCAACTGCTATTGAAATTAAAGAGGATGGCAGAAGAGTACCTTGGCATGCCAGTTTCTAATGCTGTCGTTTCAGTGCCAGCAGAGTTTGATGAAAGGCAACGGAACTATACTATTAAGGCAGCTAACCTTGCAGGTGATGCATCTTTGTTTCTGGTATTTTCCCCTCTACTCTTTGAATTACCCTGAGGTTTACTCATCTCACTAAGTTGTTTGTGAAATGTAGAATAGCAACAGAGAATCAGTGGCAATCACCAAGAACAGCAGGGAACTCTCAAATGATCTGAAGTGCTGTTGGCTAATGCAAGTACAGATAGCAGTGTGCCCAAGTATCACTAAAGGAAATAGGTTTTTTGGAAATTTTCAATTTGAGAAAATTATACAGGAAACTTCATGGGAATAAATCAGACTCAAAAACAAGATAACAAACcatcccacctcacctcctctgAGAAAGCACACTGAGGTAACTGTTCAATCAGTTTTCATTCTGACAGACTGCTCTAAAAGTAAATTTAAGAATGATATTCCAAGtttatcttaaaaacaaaaaaatgaaagctaTGGCAGATGTAGAATTCCCTGTGAACTTCTCTTAAATGTCTTATATTTTACTTCAATCTGAACAAAAATTGACACTATTTAATGGAATATTTTCATAGAGTTTCTGTTTAAACATACAGTAGATTCCACTTAATAGCAACCCAGATATAACAGCTTTGGCTCCCAACAAAATGTTGCTACTAACCAAATCACGTCCCATTGACGTTTCTTTCCTGGTTGCAGCGCAGCAAACCTGCCTGTGGACAGGAGGTAAGGGGCTGTGGCCTGGGAGAGGATAGTATGGGCAGGGcagtagcagagagagagagctgtagCCAGGATCCTGGCACTACGCAGCATCTCTCCCTGTGCTTTCTGGATTGTGTCCTGCCAGGGAACTGTACCCAGGGGAAGAAACGCTGGGAGATGCTGAGCCTTGGAGAGCAGAGAGAAGAGGTCCTGTGCAGCTCTTTGGCCCCAGATAGAAAGCCCCAACTTTTGCACTGCAGCCCCTTTCTCTACTGCTACCCAGTCTGCAGgaggtttgcagggctgcagtgagGAGGAGAGGTGCAGCTCAGTGCTTCCTTCTCTGGCTGCAGCCTTTCAAACCTGCCTTCCACTCATTGGCTATTGTTGGACAATGCCAGCTTTTTGCTGGCAACTGGGCTGGGTTACTAATAACTCTGTGTAGTACAATAGATTCCACTCATCAGTTGTGTGGAGAAAATGTtaacttgttttgctttttcaggGTTGGAGATATTACGGGTAATTAATGAACCTACTGCTGCAGCTATGGCTTATGGTCTCCATAAAGTGGATGTGTTTAATGTTCTGGTAGTGGATTTGGGTGGAGGAACTTTGGATGTCTCATTATTGAATAAACAAGGAGGGATGTTTCTGACACGAGCGATGGCAGGTAAGGATAAGTCACCCTATACTTCAATGGAACATGTTGGTTTTTATTAAGTTAAAAACTAGTTCTATATAATTTCAGTGGATACATGGAAAAAAATCACCTGTAAAGGGATGCTAAATTGACATGCTGAGATTGACATACCTTAGAACTTTAGGTGGCCTACTGGTCCCCTGAATGTTATTTCTACTCTCCATAATTCTAAAATTAGGTTTGCAACTGATTTTAATTAAGAGAAATTCTTCCATTCTTTGGCTGATTTTAACATAAGAAGCTGTGGTCTAGTTTTCTGTCATTGTCACATTTGTGCACAGGTAACCTGAGCATTTGTGCTTTTACAATTACTGTGCCTGGAGCTAGTGGCGTTTCAAAGCATTCTACTACCTCCATCTGTCTGAGTCAAGGGGATTTGCCATATTATTGAAGGGTGCCTTAGAACAGTCCCCTTTTGTGCTACGCTGTAGTTCGGACATTAAGGGGTGGAGAGCTCACACACGGTCAACCCAGAAACAGGTTTTGTAACACAAATATGCCAAACTGATTCATCACTTGGCAAAGAATTCTGGCAGCAATGCTTTGTAAACCTATTTAGTGAACACAAATTGCTTTGCAGATGACCTGGATTCAGACAGATCTGAGGCTGAGTACTATTGTTGATATTCCCGACTCAATGGGCTTTGACATCTGCTGCGCTGTCTAGTGAAAGCAAAAGAGTAATAAATGCAGTCAGCCATTTCAACATGGTTCTGTTGAACAGTATGAACTCCTTTTTTCAGTTGAAATAAAAAGATGGACTGAATATTTATGGGTATTGCACATTCCATTGGAAAACTCAAGAGGCCAATCTTATGAAGAGCAGGCATGGGTATCCGAAAACTGTTGGAAGGATGGTTAAGGTGGAACTAACACATTAGGAGGGAAATTGGGATGAGTGCACTATTCCACTACATACCTATAAAGCCTAGTATAGGATGGGTCCGTTACCAGAGCTTGAAGCTCACTGATCAAAGAGCTGAAATAACTCCTACTGGGAATCAGCGTTTCCACAGGAAGAACTTGACAGAATAGATACCTTATGGCTCAAAAGTAGCCTTTATCGGTGCACATTAATGTCCCTTAGTATATGATTTTAATATGAAGGCTCTAAAATACAATAAGTCCTTAACAAAGTTCAGCTCCAGGAGTTGAGGCAGTAATCCTTCATGAGTTTCATCTTGCTGCTATTAGTGAAAATGTCTAATATGGGCAGAGATGTAGACAGTAACTAAGACTTGGAGTGTGAGTTGGGAATATGGAAAAGATTGACT
The Eretmochelys imbricata isolate rEreImb1 chromosome 1, rEreImb1.hap1, whole genome shotgun sequence DNA segment above includes these coding regions:
- the HSPA13 gene encoding heat shock 70 kDa protein 13, which translates into the protein MAGEMTMLGSAVLALLLAGYLAQQYLPMPTPKVIGIDLGTTYCSVGVFLPGTGQVKVISDESGHNSIPSIVSFTDTDVYVGYDGLELADSNPQNTVYDAKRFIGKIFTPEELKNESSRYPFKIFSNNGAAEFSVTTNETYNVSPEYIGSQLLLKLKRMAEEYLGMPVSNAVVSVPAEFDERQRNYTIKAANLAGLEILRVINEPTAAAMAYGLHKVDVFNVLVVDLGGGTLDVSLLNKQGGMFLTRAMAGNNKLGGQDFNQRLLQYLYDQIYRMYGSVPSRKEEIHRLRQAVEAVKLNLTLHKSSPVRVSLTMPERKDLKAVSEGEQIKKKNLITAKSSQMEDGMINLLRDDLSHKQSHTVKVVFETQISRKLFEMLNEDLFQKILVPIEQVLKEGHLPKTEVDEIVLVGGSTRIPRIRRVIQEFFGKEPNTSVDPDLAVVMGVAIQAGIVGGSWPLQVSAVEIPNRHLRKTNFN